The sequence ATGGTTTCAATTAACTAATCACCTTCGCTTTTGTAGATTCTTCCTTTTCTAGAAATGTCATAGTTCATGTGCAACCATGGTTTAGCAACTCTAAAGTTTTGAGGAGGTGCACCTTGGCACTCATGATTGGGAAATCCCTTGGTGGGCTACTCTTGGAGGGATTTTATTTTAGTCTATTCTTAGGCTAACGATTCTACAAAATTTGAGAATATATTTGACATTCTCAACAAGACTAGCAGATTGGTTTTACTACAAGGCACACAATTGTTTCTCCTGCGGTAGTGTGATGGATCAAGGGGCATGGGAACTCAATTGCATGTGTGAAGTCGACAGTTCATGTATTGTTGGAGCTGAACATGCTCAAAAATTTGAATGGATCTCCAAAGGATGCTATCATGGATGGATTCAGTGGATAGGTTCATACttagaaacatttttttttatcatatcaGCCTTCTTCCCCTAACTGTAGGGATGTAAAGATCTCATTTTAATCTATAATAATATGCTATGGGTGTGGTAGCTATTATGTTGTGGTTTCTTTTCTCTTCCATTGGTTTCGAGCTCCCTTTTGGCTCAACCATATGTTCTCTATGTAACTACTTCTTATCTTTATTATTCTACGATAAAAATATATGGGGTTTGCCTCTATGTCAGAAAACAAAAAATATCACTCATGAGAATTGGACAGTCTAGATATTGTTGCCTTACAACAATGATAAGCATAAAGAAGAACCTCCACTCCTCGAAGTCAAGAGAAATCACATTACCTCTTAGTCAACAAAGTACAACTACTATATCTAAAATATAATCTTTAAAATGTGACTTGTGAATCTTGGGTAATTGAGATTTACCTCTCTTGGGTATAGTAAACTACACCCTTACAATATTATTTTCATAATATCCCTTCTTTTCATTGAACTATTCTTTAGATGAAATGAAGTCAAAATCTGTAAATAGTTCTCTTTCTAGCAACTTAAAGAAACTAATAATAGTTTCTCTATCGAACATAATGAGAAAATTATTGTCATTCACTTTCTTATTGCTTTGGAGTTAGGATTGCAGTGGTTTATGCACTCAAGGACTAGCTTCGTGCATTACAAAGACATAGGGAAGGAAACTTCTTTAAATACGACACTTTCTACTCTCCTTCAGGTTATGGGTGCTTTTTCTTTTCCTATTCACCCTTTCCAAAAAATTACCAAAGTTTATGTATCATAGTCTTATGTCACCAATTTATTGCAATTTACTAGTCAAATCAGAGAGCTCCTCATATGAAAGGTATTTGTACTTCATTTTGATTATATCTAGCTCAAATTTATGTTTTGGATTCTTGGAAAATTTTGGCAGTGTAATGGCTAGGGTACATGAATTTCTTTTGGATAATGCTTGAAAAATGctccaaataaataaaaaatgtgacTACTAGAGTAGAATAACATTGGGATCATGGGTATGTAGTTTCTAATAAAGTCTCTGAGCTAGATTCTGCTTctattgatgccaatcttcataTCACAATTTCTTTTTGTGTGCTAAAAAATCCTCAACTCTCTATTACAAATTCTTTGAAATGATTTAATTTGATTAGTTTTCCTTTTTATACAATGTCATTAATTAATCCACTAGCTCTTACAATATTTAATGTTGAGCCTTGATAGCTATTGGATTGGTGCCagctttaaaataatataattttcaatGCAGAGATGAGCTTTTGCAATgctcttgaaaccttgttagagTCAAACATAAGTTTCAAAGCCTCATTTGGCCTTTTAGTTTGTTTAGTTCTTCCTTTTTACCTTTCAAATGCTTTGAAAATTTTAAGCAAAGACAAGGTTATGAGTTGGGCATTGAGCACCAGCAAGGTAATAAGATCCTTGTCGGGCCTTGCAGGAGTTTTGAAAACTCACTTCACAGCTCTCCAAAGTTTTGATAATCTTGTTTCTTGCTTCTTTGGATGGACCTTTTGATAATTTGTGTTTTGTGGTAGTGCTTGGCAAAGTTGTGAGAACCTTTTTGGCTCTAAAAAATGGTTCTAAAACTAAGCGAATAAACTGCCTTATGAATGAAACTTGAGTTTTTGAAGAAAACAATCTTATTAAAAGAGGACACTACAAAAGAGCACAAGCATGAGATTTTGAAACCTTGGTAACTCTTAAAAGAGTTGTGATAATGAAGATTCAAACTGACACTTGGGATAAATTACTTAAGTATTCTTGAAGGCTCTTCATGGGCAAAAGGGAAACTTATAACTTTGTCAGAGCTCCAATTTGTTATGACAACCTCATTTGACCTTGATAGTGGTTTCAAAGTGAACTCAAATTAGGCAAAAGGACTAATTGTTTTAGGCCTTAAGGGGGCTTTAGTGGAATTATAGAATCATGGTGAACTCAACAGACTCCTAGGACTTGGGTATGATTATTTGATGTGAGAAAAAAAAAGGATTTTAAACATGAAGGAAAAAGATGAGTGCAACACTATCAAATTTAAGTTTAAGAGTTTTTATTTACATGGCAATAACATGAAACTACTTGATATCATCATTGAACATCATGCACATAGAATAGAATGAGCTTACCTATAGATATatttattaagatagattgaattTCTTTCGTATCATTTATACCGTCCTACTTTAATGATGATATAATATAAACATGTAACTTCATCTcttattatctcaaattaattattgatttaaaaaaatattattatattaattaattaattataaattatatgaATCCACCTAGGCTTTCTTTTAAGTTTCTTACACGTATTTATCTCCTGTGAGTGATTTATTGACTTAAAGAGGTAGGCTTACATGTTTTTATAAGACATTCCCGATTAGTACTTTCCAAACACTGCACTTTCATCTAATACAACTGTTATCCCCCCATCCACCACCATGTTGTGAACGCTCACATATTTGGAATCCTCAATGGCCAGATACAAAGCAGCGTTTGCAATATCCTCTGCTTTAAGACTGGCTTCCCTTAAGGGTGCTACCATCTCAATCGCCGCCTCCAGCTTGGCAGATCTGTGTCGATTGCAGCTGGAGAAATACAATTCACTCGTATACCACTTTTCCCGAGCTCTGCCGCACCCCCCTTAGTCAGTCCAATAACGGCATGTTTGGAGGCAATGTAGGAGTAAGGAGTAACTCCTCCCAGAATTCCTTCAATACTAGCTGTAGAGATAATGCTACCTTTTCTATTGGGAATAATAACGCGGGCAGCGTGCTGAATGCCATGCATTACTCCTTTTACATTAATATTCATCACTCGCTCGAAATCTTCCATATCATTCTCTGCCACGCTTCATTTCTGCATGCCTACATTGTGTCCAGTTTTCCGTGATTTTCCACGGCCAAATCCACTGTTGCGCTTACATCTTGCTCCTTGCTTACGTCACAGTGGATATATGTCGCGCAGAGAGAAAGGGATTCCGCCAACTTGATACCAGCCCCGTCTGCAATGTCTGCAATAATGACTTTGGCTCCATGATTTGCAAATAGCCGAACAGTGGCCTCTCCAATGCCTCCCGACCCGCCTGTGATTATTGCAACCTTGCCTTGCAGTCTGCATTGAATAAATACATCTTTTGTTATAAATATACTGTAAAAAAAATTAACGTATGAGAGTTCCTAGTCTCTGTTTTAGG is a genomic window of Cryptomeria japonica chromosome 7, Sugi_1.0, whole genome shotgun sequence containing:
- the LOC131064474 gene encoding borneol dehydrogenase, mitochondrial-like — protein: MSKSEVAAALWRRLQGKVAIITGGSGGIGEATVRLFANHGAKVIIADIADGAGIKLAESLSLCATYIHCDVSKEQDVSATVDLAVENHGKLDTICNRHRSAKLEAAIEMVAPLREASLKAEDIANAALYLAIEDSKYVSVHNMVVDGGITVVLDESAVFGKY